The proteins below come from a single Candidatus Flexicrinis affinis genomic window:
- a CDS encoding GMC family oxidoreductase N-terminal domain-containing protein, giving the protein MTLAYDFIIVGAGPAGCVLANRLSADPSIRVLLIEAGGGDRSPFVQVPAAFSRLFRGARDWNYEAEGALPQQQQYWPRGKMLGGSDSMNAMMYVRGNPADYDRWQSAGADGWGFADVLPYYRKLEGDRAQRSDLRGSDGPVTISPQVEPSPLTHAFLAANAELGVPVNPDYNGATQDGAGLTQVKQVNGRRWSAVDAYLRPAMQRPNLTVVTHTEVTRVTLENGRACGVEAVRRGQRVAYHAGREVLLCGGAINSPQLLMLSGIGPADHLREHGIAVIVDVPGVGQNLQDHAVSGVACAIHQPISLIRGENPLQLVPYLLNKRGPLTSNVAEAISFIRVDPDAPLPDIELIFAPTFFVYHGFRSPKGHGYTIGAILLRPKSRGQIRLASADPLATPRIQPRYFSDPADLALLREGVRFARRVAHADAFTPYREREVLPGPDVVSNDALDGYMLEEFQSLYHPVGTCAMGSTDDPNAVVDSVLRVRGVDGLRVVDASVMPTIIGGHTVAPTLMIAEKAADMVLGEG; this is encoded by the coding sequence ATGACGTTAGCGTACGACTTCATCATCGTTGGAGCAGGGCCGGCCGGGTGCGTGCTGGCGAACCGGTTGAGCGCCGATCCGTCGATTCGCGTCCTGCTGATCGAGGCTGGCGGCGGCGATCGCAGCCCGTTTGTGCAGGTGCCGGCGGCGTTCTCGCGCCTATTCCGCGGTGCGCGCGACTGGAACTACGAGGCCGAGGGCGCGCTTCCGCAGCAGCAGCAGTATTGGCCGCGTGGCAAGATGCTCGGCGGCTCGGATTCGATGAACGCGATGATGTACGTGCGCGGCAACCCGGCCGACTACGATCGCTGGCAGTCTGCCGGCGCGGATGGGTGGGGCTTCGCAGACGTGCTGCCGTACTACCGCAAGCTGGAAGGCGACCGAGCACAGCGTTCGGATCTGCGTGGCAGCGACGGGCCGGTGACGATCAGCCCACAGGTCGAGCCTAGCCCGCTGACCCACGCATTCCTCGCCGCCAATGCCGAGCTAGGCGTACCGGTCAACCCGGACTACAACGGCGCGACCCAAGACGGCGCAGGTCTGACACAGGTCAAGCAGGTCAACGGACGGCGCTGGAGTGCGGTCGATGCCTACCTGCGCCCGGCGATGCAGCGCCCGAACCTGACCGTTGTCACCCATACCGAGGTCACGCGCGTGACCCTTGAGAACGGCCGCGCGTGCGGGGTCGAAGCGGTGCGGCGCGGGCAGCGCGTCGCCTATCACGCCGGCCGCGAGGTGCTGTTGTGCGGTGGGGCGATCAACTCGCCGCAGCTCTTGATGCTGTCGGGAATCGGACCGGCCGATCATCTGCGCGAGCATGGCATCGCGGTCATCGTGGACGTGCCCGGCGTCGGCCAGAACCTGCAGGACCACGCGGTGAGCGGCGTCGCGTGCGCGATCCATCAACCGATCTCGCTGATCCGCGGCGAGAACCCGCTGCAGCTCGTGCCGTATCTGCTCAATAAGCGTGGGCCGCTGACCTCCAACGTCGCCGAGGCGATCTCGTTCATCCGTGTTGATCCGGACGCGCCGCTGCCCGACATCGAACTGATCTTCGCGCCGACCTTCTTCGTATATCACGGATTCCGCAGCCCGAAAGGCCACGGCTACACCATCGGCGCGATCCTGCTGCGCCCAAAGAGCCGCGGACAAATTCGGCTTGCTAGCGCCGACCCGTTGGCCACGCCGCGTATTCAACCGCGCTACTTCAGCGATCCGGCCGATTTGGCGCTGCTGCGCGAGGGTGTGCGGTTCGCACGGCGTGTGGCGCATGCCGATGCGTTCACGCCGTATCGCGAGCGCGAGGTTCTGCCGGGGCCGGACGTGGTGAGCAACGATGCGCTTGACGGCTACATGCTCGAGGAATTCCAGAGCCTGTATCATCCGGTGGGGACGTGCGCGATGGGGTCGACGGACGACCCGAACGCGGTGGTCGATTCGGTGCTGCGAGTGCGCGGCGTGGACGGCCTGCGGGTGGTCGATGCCTCGGTAATGCCGACGATCATCGGCGGGCACACCGTCGCCCCGACGCTCATGATCGCCGAGAAAGCCGCGGACATGGTGTTGGGTGAGGGCTGA